One genomic window of Arachis hypogaea cultivar Tifrunner chromosome 8, arahy.Tifrunner.gnm2.J5K5, whole genome shotgun sequence includes the following:
- the LOC112707052 gene encoding uncharacterized protein, which yields MVRTPLCDKSGMRKGTWTPEEDKKLVAYVTRYGCWNWRLLPKFAGLERCGKSCRLRWMNYLRPNIKRGNYTQEEEDTIITLHQNLGNRWSLIAANLPGRTDNEIKNHWHTVLKKRIQEKSSSSSSSGTGKGSRTGKAKASSKVKNNDNNNYDSPTTLMEQDFNNIGASCDDRRHNNSPLSPQPSSSGFSCVTTDTETAAINHEDNNLIILENNNNDYGELGFLDAYDEPVSADFWTEPYLIDFSYVPPSSEEYFLNPIWDIEFWGQNSLYLE from the exons ATGGTGAGAACCCCTTTGTGTGACAAGAGTGGAATGAGGAAGGGCACGTGGACACCTGAGGAAGACAAGAAGTTGGTCGCTTATGTTACTAGGTATGGTTGCTGGAATTGGCGTCTTCTCCCAAAGTTTGCAGGTCTTGAAAGGTGTGGCAAGAGTTGCAGACTTAGGTGGATGAACTACCTCAGACCCAACATCAAAAGAGGCAACTacactcaagaagaagaggaTACTATCATCACACTTCACCAAAACCTTGGCAATAG ATGGTCCCTAATTGCGGCGAATTTACCAGGAAGAACTGATAACGAGATAAAGAATCACTGGCACACTGTTCTGAAGAAGCGTATTCAAGAAAAGTCGTCGTCATCGTCGTCGTCAGGCACAGGCAAAGGTAGTAGAACCGGAAAAGCTAAAGCTTCTTCCAAAGTAaagaataatgataataataattatgacTCCCCAACAACACTAATGGAACAAGATTTCAATAACATTGGTGCTAGTTGTGATGATCGTCGTCATAATAATAGCCCATTGTCTCCACAACCATCCTCTAGCGGTTTCTCTTGCGTAACAACAGATACTGAAACCGCCGCTATAAACCATGaggataataatttaattattctagagaataataataatgattacgGCGAGCTTGGTTTCCTTGATGCATATGATGAGCCAGTGAGTGCAGATTTCTGGACAGAACCATATCTGATTGACTTTTCCTATGTCCCACCCAGTAGTGAAGAATACTTTCTTAACCCTATTTGGGATATAGAATTCTGGGGCCAGAATAGCTTATACCTGGAATGA